Proteins from one Mauremys mutica isolate MM-2020 ecotype Southern chromosome 14, ASM2049712v1, whole genome shotgun sequence genomic window:
- the CMTR2 gene encoding cap-specific mRNA (nucleoside-2'-O-)-methyltransferase 2: MNKYTKPYVEQTTNLKKFSPVILAEIEELFEKKFSYTKPPNSEWKLPDSSDVFTCNHKEFNTLLALKDSMNEVKNQLSDKKLDAWHQHTSFTNKAGIIIPHVKKSVNAELCTQAWCKFHEILCSFPLLPKEALQNGELNSVHLCEAPGAFIASLNHYIKSHHIPCDWNWVANTLNPYHEANDTLVMIMDDRLIANTLPWWYFGPDNTGDVMTLKHLTGLQHFISNMTTVHLVTADGSFDCQGNPGEQEALVSPLHYCEAVTALMILGNGGSFVLKMFTLFEHCSANLLFLLNCSFEEVHVFKPATSKAGNSEVYVVCLHYMGREAIHPVLSKMMQNFGTEMVNKALFPQYVIPESFLKMHEECCAFFHKYQIETISENIRLFECIGEAEQVKLNNLRDCAVEFFMQRFHLKHITRNNWLVKKSHVGCSMNAKWFGQRNKYFSTYNERKMLESLTWEDKVAKGYLNNWAEEHTLSNVGKSCILEGSSRNLECNLWYILEGKRLPRVKCSPFCDGDVLKNLNEAIKESLVGRLKTSSLSRQTQQPCHSCNVLTEARILSELSSLTKYHQKVPNEGCSDQIKCLVVGFPSLCDIKSQSNMEVRLLESATLLTFSGSLLHDGEPKYQQHLLDCLLCAINQLQLGDALILPVLSCFTRFTAGLIFVLHGCFSYITFACPISSEPLGTSAVLLCVGYQGLPDPVVEYLQHLNKLMSSLLSSDSPQQVLQFVPMEMLLKGMLLEFLWDLNTAIAKRQLHLIVQVEQQQMSSNL, translated from the coding sequence ATGAACAAATATACGAAGCCTTATGTTGAGCAGACCACAAATCTTAAAAAATTCAGCCCTGTGATTCTTGCTGAAATTGAGGAGCTCTTTGAGAAGAAGTTCTCATATACAAAACCACCAAATAGTGAATGGAAGCTGCCAGATTCCAGTGATGTGTTTACCTGCAATCACAAAGAATTCAATACACTCCTTGCTCTGAAGGACTCCATGAATGAAGTAAAAAACCAACTGAGTGATAAGAAATTGGATGCATGGCATCAGCACACTTCCTTCACCAACAAAGCTGGGATAATCATTCCTCATGTGAAGAAATCTGTGAATGCTGAGTTGTGTACCCAGGCTTGGTGCAAATTCCATGAGATTTTGTGCAGTTTTCCCCTTCTCCCGAAAGAAGCTCTTCAGAATGGAGAACTCAATTCTGTCCATCTCTGTGAAGCACCTGGGGCTTTTATAGCCAGTCTCAATCACTACATAAAATCCCATCACATTCCCTGCGATTGGAACTGGGTAGCCAATACCCTAAACCCATATCATGAAGCAAATGACACCCTTGTGATGATTATGGATGACCGACTTATTGCAAATACCTTGCCATGGTGGTATTTTGGCCCAGATAATACTGGGGATGTGATGACATTGAAACATCTAACTGGACTTCAGCACTTCATAAGTAATATGACCACTGTTCACTTGGTAACTGCTGATGGGAGTTTTGATTGCCAAGGAAATCCAGGTGAACAAGAAGCGCTTGTCTCACCTCTACATTACTGTGAAGCAGTCACTGCTTTAATGATCCTTGGCAATGGTGGCTCCTTTGTTTTGAAGATGTTCACTTTATTTGAACATTGTTCTGCCAATCTGCTTTTTCTGCTAAATTGTTCCTTCGAGGAGGTCCATGTCTTTAAACCTGCCACTAGCAAAGCCGGGAACTCTGAGGTCTATGTAGTTTGTCTTCATTATATGGGCAGAGAGGCCATCCATCCTGTGCTGTCCAAGATGATGCAGAACTTTGGAACAGAAATGGTTAACAAAGCACTCTTTCCCCAATATGTGATTCCAGAATCTTTTCTTAAAATGCATGAAGAATGCTGTGCATTCTTTCACAAGTACCAAATAGAGACTATATCTGAGAACATCCGACTCTTTGAGTGCATTGGGGAAGCAGAACAAGTAAAGCTGAATAACTTAAGGGACTGTGCAGTGGAATTTTTCATGCAAAGATTCCACCTGAAACACATTACAAGAAATAACTGGCTAGTGAAGAAATCTCATGTAGGCTGCAGCATGAATGCAAAATGGTTTGGACAGAGGAACAAATATTTTAGTACATACAATGAAAGAAAGATGCTGGAATCCCTGACATGGGAAGATAAGGTGGCCAAAGGCTATCTTAATAATTGGGCTGAAGAGCACACTTTAAGTAATGTTGGGAAAAGCTGCATTTTGGAAGGGTCATCCCGTAACCTTGAATGTAATTTATGGTACATCCTGGAGGGAAAGAGGCTGCCAAGAGTAAAATGCTCTCCATTCTGTGATGGTGATGTCTTGAAGAATCTCAATGAAGCCATTAAAGAATCATTAGTAGGCAGACTAAAAACTAGTTCCCTTTCCAGACAAACACAGCAACCGTGTCATTCTTGCAATGTTCTTACTGAGGCACGGATACTATCTGAGTTGTCTAGCCTTACCAAGTACCATCAGAAGGTACCAAATGAAGGATGCAGTGACCAAATCAAGTGTCTTGTGGTGGGCTTTCCGTCTCTTTGTGACATCAAAAGCCAGTCGAACATGGAAGTTAGGCTCCTGGAGTCAGCCACACTCTTGACTTTCAGCGGTTCTTTGCTTCATGATGGAGAGCCAAAATATCAGCAGCATCTTTTAGACTGCCTTCTGTGTGCGATTAATCAGCTTCAGCTGGGAGATGCTTTGATTCTGcctgttctttcttgttttacaCGCTTCACAGCTGGTCTGATTTTTGTACTGCACGGCTGTTTCAGCTACATCACATTTGCTTGCCCCATATCCTCTGAACCTCTCGGGACCAGTGCTGTTCTATTGTGTGTTGGCTATCAAGGTCTTCCAGATCCAGTTGTTGAGTACCTGCAGCACCTGAATAAACTAATGAGCTCTTTGCTCAGCTCAGACTCTCCACAGCAGGTTTTGCAGTTTGTCCCTATGGAGATGCTTTTGAAAGGCATGCTGCTTGAGTTTTTATGGGATTTGAATACTGCCATTGCAAAGAGGCAGCTCCATTTGATTGTACAAGTTGAGCAGCAGCAAATGTCGAGTAATCTTTAA